The DNA region ATCATGATCATGATGAATCCCTCCTTGTGATCTTACCTCTTCTCTCTTTGCAGCTATGTATTTTGCGCACACTCTATCAAATGTCGCACCCGCTTCTATCAGCTTCCTCTCCTTTCCCAGTCCCAACCTGTTTTGCAACTTCCACAAgaatcttggtttgataagccTAAACACAATGGCATCCCCAGCGTTTTCGAAGGCTTCTGCGAGCTCAACCTCTGGCATTTCAATGGAGAGAGAGTGAGGATCAGAACCGGATACTAAAAGTAGGGATATATCGAACATGAATCTCCGGAACACATCCTGCAAGTCCACCACTGTCCCTTCCTCTGAAAAGCGACTCAAAATAGGAAGAAGCACGTCCTTGATTTTACTACTTGTGACACTCATCGACAAGTTTTGAAAACCTTGACGGCTGAGGATGACCTGAGAAGACATTCTTATATTCTTCCATAGCTCTCCATCGGTGGTGAAAAGCGCGTCTCCAAAGACATCTACCATCTCTTTATACTCCGGTCCCTTGATGTAGTTGGAGAAATTTGAGCTTAGTATATGATGTATATTAGCTGGATCAACGGTGATCAACGCATCCATTCTAGCGAACCACGGACCCTTGAACAAAAACGTCAAGTTGCTCTTCTCTAGGACCCGGATGAGAGCATCGATCCGACGTGACCACGAGACCAAAGCTGGAAGCATCCCGAGAACAGGCCAGTTCCAAGGGTAGCTTTTGTTGACATGGTAACCATAATGTTTCTTGTTGAGAAAGTAACAGAGGATGAGAAAGCAAAAAAGAGATAATGACGCTTCGAATAAGCTGATAGAAGCCATTAATTACGTAAGTTTGATAGCGTGTAGTGGATGGAGAAGAAGGaactggatttttttttatatgcacATTGGTCAACTCTAGTACTGTTTCAccaagttattttaaaaataaataaaaaataatattcgaCTTTTATATCAGAGAGGAATTTTAGAGAACATGAATTCTCCGCTTCACAAGGATCACATCACATGGTTGAGATTTGACAGTGCACCTTTGCATTATTATACCTATTGAAGATAAGTACTGAAACAGAGTGGCTGTATTTAAATAACCATGCGGATAACAATAATCATTGATAATAATCCCGTGATTATCAATAATCATTGATAATAACCTGGGAATTTAGCTCCACGGTACGTAATAACTCCGGGATTGCAGGTCAATGTTGTGAACTCATAAGAAGCAACCTAAAGAAAATAGTATGAACCATGAAAAACTATAACATCGGCCAAAACACAGTTCTAATTCCAAGATAATATGTTGATCTATCCAAGACAAGAGTAACTTTATATGGCACAAGAAATGGGTCAAAGCGACTAGAAACCAGATGACTCAGATATGAAGTTTCCAACCCAAGTAAACCCAACAAGTCCAACTCTAGAATCTCACAGTACTTTTGGTCACATCAAAACCTTCTCCagctccaccaccaccaccacaacctTTGGTAGCTTAGCAAGTTTGGCCTGCCAAAATGTAATACAGAGATGAGCTGCTGGCTCCATAAAAAAAAGGGTACCAGATCCCAATA from Raphanus sativus cultivar WK10039 chromosome 8, ASM80110v3, whole genome shotgun sequence includes:
- the LOC108821517 gene encoding alkane hydroxylase MAH1-like; this translates as MASISLFEASLSLFCFLILCYFLNKKHYGYHVNKSYPWNWPVLGMLPALVSWSRRIDALIRVLEKSNLTFLFKGPWFARMDALITVDPANIHHILSSNFSNYIKGPEYKEMVDVFGDALFTTDGELWKNIRMSSQVILSRQGFQNLSMSVTSSKIKDVLLPILSRFSEEGTVVDLQDVFRRFMFDISLLLVSGSDPHSLSIEMPEVELAEAFENAGDAIVFRLIKPRFLWKLQNRLGLGKERKLIEAGATFDRVCAKYIAAKREEVRSQGGIHHDHDHVHSDGESEDFLTYYIKLDTSKYELLHPSDDKFLRDTILAIIMAIRDTSSSALTWFFWLLSKNPHVEAKIRQEINANLPSSTGSSSQWSAIDRREFLNKLVYLHGALYETMRLYPPLPFQRKTSIKSDVLPSGHIVDASSNVIFLSIALGRMRSVWGEDALEFKPERWVSETGELRHEPSSKFLVFNTGPRTCSGKHLAMVTMKTVVVEILQHYDIKLVKGHMIKPKAHLNLLMKHGLRVTLTKRCSA